The genomic window CGAGCCGTTCGCGCTATGGGGCCAAGAAGCCAAAGAGTTGATTATGCCCAGGCGACGCAGACCGGAACGTCGGGAGTCAACACCAGATCCTGTCTATAACGATCTGATGGTGGCCAAATTCATCAACAGCCTGATGCAGCGGGGCAAGAAGTCCCTAGCTGAGGCCATTTTCTACAGGGCGATGGAAAAAATCAAGAAGCAGGCCAAAGCTGAGGGCGTCGAAGTTTTCAAAAAGGCACTAGAAAATGTGGGACCCGTGCTGGAGGTTAAGTCGAAGCGTATCGGCGGCTCAACATATCAGGTACCTATGGAGGTCAGTTCCCAGAGACGGCAGGCGCTGGCCATGCGTTGGCTTATCCATTTTGCCCGCCAGCGTAAGGGACGCACCATGGCCGATCGCTTGGCTGCCGAGTTTATCGCCGCCGCCAACAGCGAAGGGGGAGCTGTGAAAAAGCGGGAAGATACCCATCG from Candidatus Neomarinimicrobiota bacterium includes these protein-coding regions:
- the rpsG gene encoding 30S ribosomal protein S7, translating into MPRRRRPERRESTPDPVYNDLMVAKFINSLMQRGKKSLAEAIFYRAMEKIKKQAKAEGVEVFKKALENVGPVLEVKSKRIGGSTYQVPMEVSSQRRQALAMRWLIHFARQRKGRTMADRLAAEFIAAANSEGGAVKKREDTHRMAEANKAFAHFR